In Musa acuminata AAA Group cultivar baxijiao chromosome BXJ3-9, Cavendish_Baxijiao_AAA, whole genome shotgun sequence, a single genomic region encodes these proteins:
- the LOC103997422 gene encoding cellulose synthase-like protein H1 codes for MLPLQERVPLKNSLQKLSDVLVLSLLLSLLAYRLISLHRHARIWLIAFTCESWFTFVWLLYMNAKWTRVTYKTFPQHLSEIYHDLPAVDVFVTTADPTLEPPIVTANTVLSLLAVDYPFHKLSCYVSDDAASPITFYSLVESAKFAKLWVPFCKKHNVRVRAPSVYFSTEPQPSHSPSSDYMREWRRIKDEYEELIRRIEAANEDQILPRVADGSKDFLKTERRDHPSMVEVIWENKEGSEDGFPHLIYVAREKKPKQSHQYKAGAMNVLTRVSGVMTNAPFMLNVDCDMFANNPEVVLHGMCLLLGVDDEVFSGFAQAPQQFYGALKDDPFGNQLVVLSKKILPGLQGLQGPFYTGTGCFHRRKVIYGSPPGPPSIEKRGNLSCEELEMIYGNSLEFVESALQITSGYGKGLPASLSSRVEAAKKVADCAYEVNTSWGREIGWVYGSITEDILTGLRIHSMGWRSISMTPEPPAFLGCAPTGGPASLTQFKRWATGLLEILLSRRSPILAVMEEKIMLRQCLAYLLILVWPLRSVFELCYALLPAYCLLADSAFLPKASELGFLVPMALFLIYNVYTLTEYFQYGLSIRAWWNNQRMQRIYAQTSWLLGFFSALLKIMGFSETIFEVTRKDQPKPTDVTGADDPGRFTFDSSPVFVSGTAVMLINLTALVVGSMRVLWQAEAGELGPGIGEFVCSAWVLLSFWPFVRGLVGRGSYGIPWSVICKAAVPVCFFLQMCRNA; via the exons ATGCTCCCTCTCCAAGAAAGAGTTCCCCTCAAGAACTCTCTACAAAAACTCTCGGATGTGCTTGTTCTgtctctcctcctctccctcctcgcTTACCGTCTCATCTCACTCCATCGCCATGCCCGGATTTGGCTCATAGCCTTCACCTGCGAGTCGTGGTTCACCTTCGTGTGGCTCCTCTACATGAACGCTAAATGGACCCGTGTGACCTACAAAACCTTTCCCCAACACTTGTCAGAGAT TTACCACGATCTCCCAGCCGTGGACGTGTTCGTCACCACCGCAGACCCGACGCTCGAGCCTCCTATCGTCACCGCCAACACCGTGCTCTCCTTGCTGGCCGTGGATTACCCCTTTCACAAGCTGTCATGCTATGTCTCCGACGACGCAGCGTCGCCCATCACCTTCTACTCTCTCGTCGAGTCCGCCAAGTTCGCGAAGCTTTGGGTTCCCTTCTGCAAGAAACATAACGTGAGAGTGAGAGCACCTTCTGTGTACTTCTCCACTGAACCACAACCCTCACACAGTCCCTCCTCGGACTACATGAGAGAATGGAGACGTATCAAG GATGAGTACGAGGAACTAATTCGAAGAATTGAGGCCGCAAACGAAGACCAAATCCTACCTCGCGTGGCTGATGGGTCCAAAGACTTCCTGAAGACTGAGCGCAGAGACCACCCAAGCATGGTCGAG GTTATATGGGAGAACAAAGAAGGATCCGAAGATGGCTTTCCACACCTAATTTATGTGGCTAGAGAGAAGAAGCCAAAGCAGTCACATCAGTACAAAGCTGGCGCCATGAATGTTCTG ACTAGGGTGTCAGGCGTGATGACAAATGCGCCGTTCATGCTCAACGTGGACTGCGACATGTTCGCCAACAACCCGGAGGTCGTACTCCACGGGATGTGCCTCCTGCTGGGAGTCGACGACGAGGTGTTCAGTGGGTTCGCCCAGGCGCCGCAGCAGTTCTATGGAGCTCTCAAGGATGATCCCTTCGGAAACCAGTTGGTGGTGTTGTCGAAG AAAATTCTGCCTGGGTTGCAAGGGCTTCAAGGTCCGTTCTATACAGGAACAGGATGCTTTCATCGAAGAAAAGTCATATATGGTTCGCCACCTGGTCCTCCAAGCATTGAGAAGCGAG GTAATTTATCTTGTGAAGAGCTTGAAATGATCTACGGCAACTCCTTGGAATTTGTGGAGTCGGCTCTCCAGATTACCTCGGGTTACGGTAAGGGATTGCCTGCCAGCCTTTCGAGTCGCGTCGAAGCGGCGAAGAAGGTTGCAGATTGTGCTTACGAGGTCAACACGTCCTGGGGCAGAGAG ATTGGTTGGGTCTATGGTTCGATCACAGAGGATATCCTCACTGGGCTGAGGATCCATTCCATGGGCTGGAGGTCGATATCTATGACGCCGGAGCCACCTGCATTCCTCGGCTGTGCCCCGACGGGAGGCCCGGCGAGCTTGACGCAGTTCAAGAGGTGGGCGACCGGCCTCCTCGAGATCCTACTCAGCAGGAGAAGCCCAATCCTCGCGGTCATGGAAGAAAAGATCATGTTGCGGCAGTGCTTGGCCTATCTGCTCATCCTTGTCTGGCCTCTGCGATCCGTCTTCGAACTCTGTTACGCTCTGCTCCCTGCCTACTGCCTCCTTGCAGACTCTGCTTTCTTGCCCAAG GCATCAGAGCTCGGTTTTCTCGTACCCATGGCCCTCTTCCTCATCTACAACGTGTACACGCTGACAGAATACTTCCAATATGGCCTGTCGATCCGAGCATGGTGGAACAACCAGCGGATGCAGAGGATCTACGCCCAGACTTCATGGTTGCTCGGCTTCTTCAGCGCGCTCCTCAAAATCATGGGCTTCTCAGAGACCATCTTCGAGGTCACCCGAAAGGACCAGCCAAAGCCCACCGACGTCACCGGCGCCGACGACCCCGGACGGTTCACCTTCGACTCCTCGCCGGTGTTCGTGTCCGGGACGGCCGTCATGCTCATCAACCTGACCGCGCTCGTCGTCGGCTCGATGCGAGTTCTCTGGCAGGCCGAGGCCGGAGAGCTCGGGCCGGGGATCGGGGAGTTCGTTTGCAGCGCGTGGGTTCTGCTCAGCTTCTGGCCCTTCGTGAGGGGGCTTGTGGGGAGGGGGAGCTACGGCATTCCTTGGTCTGTCATCTGCAAGGCTGCGGTGCCGGTTTGCTTCTTCTTGCAGATGTGTAGAAATGCATGA
- the LOC103997517 gene encoding transcription factor bHLH95: MHIWTERERRKKMRNMFSSLHALLPQLPPKADKSTIVDEAVNYIKTLQQNLQKLQKKKQERTGGVVYDEPSSAAALQSQASDTNREAFLADHGKFWPSAMNSPTAVSVTRFPQSFQTWSSPNVVLSVTGEDAHISVCTSRKPGLFSTILCVMEKHKLEVVSASISSDCFRSMFMIHARATGASDQFPETLMIEEIYKLAVGEMILWLSSC, from the exons ATGCATATCTGGACTgagagagaaaggaggaagaagatgaggaaCATGTTCTCTAGTCTTCATGCCCTTCTTCCGCAGTTACCACCAAAG GCCGACAAATCAACGATCGTCGACGAAGCAGTGAACTACATCAAGACCCTCCAGCAAAACCTTCAGAAGCTCCAGAAGAAGAAACAAGAACGAACGGGAGGCGTCGTCTACGACGAGCCTTCTTCGGCAGCGGCGCTGCAATCGCAAGCGTCAGACACCAACAGGGAAGCGTTCTTGGCTGATCATGGCAAGTTCTGGCCGTCGGCGATGAACTCTCCGACGGCTGTGTCGGTCACCCGGTTCCCTCAATCCTTCCAGACCTGGTCTTCGCCCAATGTGGTGCTGAGCGTGACCGGAGAGGACGCACACATCAGCGTCTGCACTTCCAGGAAACCGGGGCTCTTCTCCACCATCCTCTGTGTGATGGAGAAGCACAAGCTGGAGGTGGTTTCTGCCAGTATATCCTCCGACTGCTTCAGAAGCATGTTCATGATCCATGCCCGT GCTACTGGTGCTTCTGATCAGTTCCCTGAGACATTGATGATTGAAGAGATCTACAAGTTGGCTGTTGGTGAGATGATACTTTGGCTTTCTTCATGCTAG